CCTTCCGCTAGTAATATGTCACATATCGCACTCGAATGAGAGTGGTCTGCCTCACGAATCGCCGATGTCCGCTCGAACCGCCCGACCGATGCGGCCCGCCGAGCGTCTCGTCAGTGCCCGGAGGTCTCCGACCGACCGGCCCACCACCCGCTGATGTGGCTGAGATGCTGGTGCATCAAGGCCTTGGCGCCCTCGGCGTCGCCCGCCTCGATCCGGTCCAACAACAGGTGATGCTCCGAGGCCGACTGGTCGAGCTGACGCGATTCGAGCATCGTCACCAGCCCGACCAGTCGTGTCCGCGACCGCAGATCGGCGATGAGCTGGGTCAGCAGCGGATTGGCCAGCAGATCAGTGAGCGCCAGATGGAACTCCCGATCCGCCTGGAGATAGGCGTGCAGATCACTCGTCGTGGCGCCGGCGACGATGGCGTCGGCGAGTGCGCGGAACCGCGTCATGTCGACCGGGATGCCGCTGGCGGCCAGGTCCCGCATCGCCGAGGGCTCCAGTCGCTGTCGGACGTCGAGCAGCTGACCGAGCACCTCCTCGCTCACCGTGGTGACCCGGAATCCCTTGTTGCGCACCGGCGTCACGAAGCCGCGCTTCTCCAGGTCGAGCATGGCCTCCCGCACCGGCGTCGCCGACATCTCGTACTGCGCCGCCAGCGTCGGCACCGTGAGAAGGGAGCCGGGAGCGAGCTCCCCGGACACGATGGCGGAGGAGAGCGCCTCCTCCACCTGAGCACGCAGGCTCAGCTGCCGCTGGATCTTCGAGCCGGACAGGTTCCTCATCCTCTTTCACCGTCGAGCGCCTCGACCTGCTGCCTGATCGCGGTCGTCAACCGCTCAGCGTAGGACTCCCCGCTGAACGATCGTGCGCGGCTTGGCCTCGTCCCAGAGCACGGCCGGGTCCGTGAGCGGGTCGCCGTCGAAGACGACCAGGTCACCCGAGAGCCCCTCGCTGATCGCGCCGATGTCCGGACGGCGCATGGCTCGGGCGTTGACCGTCGTGGCCGCCCGCAGCGTCTCCAGCACGCCGTCGACGCCGATCTGCAACCGGAGGCCGACGAGCTGGTCGTCCTCCAGCTCGCCCATGAGGTCGGAGCCGAAGCCGACCGGTACTCCCGCGCTCCTGGCGATCTTGATCGCCTCCAGCCCCGCCGCGAGGACCTCGCTGTTCTTGGCCTGCCCCGTCGGCGACAGCCCCACCGACACGCCCCGGCGCTCCATCGCGTCGTAGGCCACCAGGGTCGGGATCAGGTAGGC
This genomic stretch from Actinoalloteichus hoggarensis harbors:
- a CDS encoding GntR family transcriptional regulator, yielding MRNLSGSKIQRQLSLRAQVEEALSSAIVSGELAPGSLLTVPTLAAQYEMSATPVREAMLDLEKRGFVTPVRNKGFRVTTVSEEVLGQLLDVRQRLEPSAMRDLAASGIPVDMTRFRALADAIVAGATTSDLHAYLQADREFHLALTDLLANPLLTQLIADLRSRTRLVGLVTMLESRQLDQSASEHHLLLDRIEAGDAEGAKALMHQHLSHISGWWAGRSETSGH